The genomic window GTGATAAAGCTGATCTCCAGGATTCGATCGGCCTATCCCGACAAGATCATTCTGCTGAACAACGGGTTGTTTCTTGCTGGGAGCGTGAACGAAATCATAGACGGGATCTGTGTCGAAAGTGTGTTTGCCACGTACGATTTCGGCACGAAGAAGTACTTCCTTCGTCCTGAGGCAGAGTCTGTACCGCGCGCCAAAGAGCTTCAGGAGCTTCAGAGTCGGCTGAAGACCAGAATCTTTGTCATCGACTATGCTGTACAGGGTGATACGGCTACGCAGTCGTTTGTGCGTACCAGGGCGCTTGAGTACGGTCTCACGCCGTTTGTCAAATCGCCAGTGAAGGAATCAGTCAAGACCGTGATTACCGAGAAGATTATTGATTGCAGCCTTGAAACAATGAAGGACGTGCGACGGTGGATCGTGGATGTTCTCTCGGCACAGGCCGTGCCTGAGGATGTCCTCAGCGACGTGGTCCTCGCATCCAGTGAAGCCGTGACGAACGCCGTTGTCCATGGTTACGAAGAGACACGCAGGGGTCGGGTGGATTTGAAGATACAGATCTCGGACAGTTCTGTCTCGCTGACAATCCGGGACTATGGTTCGGGTCTCGGACGGAAACCGTATGCGCCGCCCGACACTTCACTTCCCCACGAAGGCGGGTACGGTGTCTATCTTCTTCACTCGCTCATGGATGAAGTCGAAATAGTATCGCTCGACAAAGGAACAGAGGTTCGGATGCAGAAGGTGATCAAACCGGATACGAAATCATGACGGATGTCTGCCTCATACTGGAAGGGACATATCCTTTCAAGACCGGCGGCGTGACGACCTGGATACGCGCTCTTGTCAACGGTCTTCCAGATATAGCGTTTTCCGTCGCTCATATCTACCATGGGGAAATGCCGACGCTTCCAAAGGTACCGGTTCCCCAGAACCTGAAGACCATCGCGCTCATTCCATTGAACGAAATGGAATCTGCGGTATCGATGTCTGATTTGGTCGACCTGCTGCCGGAAGCGAGACTCTATCACTCGCTCTCCACCGGTTTCGCGGGACTCCTCGGAACGGAAATGAAGCGCCGCAGCGGCCTTCCGTTCGTCCTCACTGAACACGGGATCTACTGGCACGAAGTCTCTCTGGGGGCCGATGAACTTGAATGCGGTTTCAAGATCGTCAATACAGAAAACGGTGAACTGCAGTTGGGACGAACCTGGGAGACATGGCGCCAGACGTTTGAGGACTTCGCCCGGCAGGCGTATGCATCGGCGGACGTCATCACGACAGTATGCTCGTTCAATCAATCATTGCAGCGCTCTCTCGGTGCGCCTGAGGCCAGGATGCAGGTCATTTCGAATGGTGTTGATGTTTCCCGAAACGGCGCGCACGCTTCCGTCGGAAAGAAATCAGACGGGAAGATACGGATTGCCCTGGTTGGCCGGGTGACTCCGATCAAGGATGTCAAAACGTTCATCCGTGCTGCCGCAGTTGTGAAAGAACGAATTCCCCGAACGGAGTTTCTGGTCATCGGTCCGCTTGATCACGATGCCCGCTACACGGCGGAGTGCATGGAACTCGCGGAACGTCTCCATCTGGACACGCTCGAGTTTACGGGCGAAGCTGACATGGCGAACCACTATTCAGCGATCGATATCACGGTGTTGACGAGCATCAGCGAAGCGCAGCCGTACGCGGTCCTCGAGTCCTTTGCTCATGGCATACCAGTCGTCGTAACGGATGTCGGCGGTTGCCCCGAGCTTGTGAATGGGCACGGGACTTCGAAGAGCCGAGCTGGCACGCTCTGCCCGGTCGGAGATCACATGCGGATTGCAGAGGCGATTATCGAACTGAGCACCAACACGTCGCTCTATCAAGAGTATGCGCTGGAAGGGCTGAGGCGCGCAAAAGAGCTGTATGCAGAGAAGCCCGTGATCGCATCATACAGCCGCATTTATGAACGTCTGCTGAAAGAATAGGAACGATGC from Ignavibacteriales bacterium includes these protein-coding regions:
- a CDS encoding ATP-binding protein, producing MKNFAVQFSGEYRLADFSHYDLVIMDPDQSRNREADSLAVRKILPVAYLNIGEAEEYRWYYSDIKHEWLLGKNPNWEGHFYIDVNNPDWQKLVLDKILPRIYRSEYAGVFLDMIDIASPELYPASREGVIKLISRIRSAYPDKIILLNNGLFLAGSVNEIIDGICVESVFATYDFGTKKYFLRPEAESVPRAKELQELQSRLKTRIFVIDYAVQGDTATQSFVRTRALEYGLTPFVKSPVKESVKTVITEKIIDCSLETMKDVRRWIVDVLSAQAVPEDVLSDVVLASSEAVTNAVVHGYEETRRGRVDLKIQISDSSVSLTIRDYGSGLGRKPYAPPDTSLPHEGGYGVYLLHSLMDEVEIVSLDKGTEVRMQKVIKPDTKS
- the pelF gene encoding GT4 family glycosyltransferase PelF, with the protein product MTDVCLILEGTYPFKTGGVTTWIRALVNGLPDIAFSVAHIYHGEMPTLPKVPVPQNLKTIALIPLNEMESAVSMSDLVDLLPEARLYHSLSTGFAGLLGTEMKRRSGLPFVLTEHGIYWHEVSLGADELECGFKIVNTENGELQLGRTWETWRQTFEDFARQAYASADVITTVCSFNQSLQRSLGAPEARMQVISNGVDVSRNGAHASVGKKSDGKIRIALVGRVTPIKDVKTFIRAAAVVKERIPRTEFLVIGPLDHDARYTAECMELAERLHLDTLEFTGEADMANHYSAIDITVLTSISEAQPYAVLESFAHGIPVVVTDVGGCPELVNGHGTSKSRAGTLCPVGDHMRIAEAIIELSTNTSLYQEYALEGLRRAKELYAEKPVIASYSRIYERLLKE